The nucleotide sequence GAACTTTCGCAAATTCTTTGGGAGAGAGTCCTATATTTTCAGAGAATAATCTTCTGAGATGCCTGGAAGAAATTTGAAATCCCAATTTTTCCGTGGGCTTTTGAAAATCTGAATATATTTCTTTCAAAGAAGTCTCGATCCTTGGATCGGTTTCTAAAACCTTCTTCCTTAAAAGTCCCGAAAAATAAAGATCACAAGTTTTGATCCGATTAAAAAAAGAATTAGAAATTCTTAATTTTTCTTCTAATTCTTTAGCTTCCGTCGGGAATATTTCAAGAAAGGGAGAAGTCTGGGCCTTTACTTCTCCAAGATCCATTTTAAAGAATCTGCGAATTCCGGAAGGCAAAAATCGTATTCCGAACCAACGATCCCCAGGCTGAATAGGAAAACTTTCTAAGGAAGTCGGGGAGAGAGAAATTAAGACAGGGCCTTCGGAGTTTAGATTTAAGATAAGATCCACACAAGCATCGGGGACTACTTGGTATTGGCTTGGAGTGGACAATTCGGAACTGAATTCCCAATAATATGCGATACAAGATATGAGTTCAGTACAAGGTGCAATTTCAGAATATTGGATTCCTAGATTGAGTTGTAATGGACTGAAATTTTTTTTATATTCCATCTTTTGACGGGCCGTATTACTAATTCGTTTTCCGACTTGTCATCGTTTCTATTTGTAAAAACCTCGGAAACCTTGAAACGTATTATTCATCAGTTATTTTTTCCTGTCCTTATTTTAGCATTCTCCGGGCTTTTAGGAGCCTGTTTTTTGGAAGGTCCTAAGGAGTCTCAAAAAGTTGCACCTCCTACAGCTCCAGAAGGTCGTTTGTTCGCTTCTACCTGGTCTCAAGATTTTTATGCAATGATGAAATATGTCCATCTTTATGATGAGATCCATCCATTTTTGTATAATCTGGAGGGTGGACGCAGTAATACGGGCCGTATACTTTCCGTTTGGAAGAAGGACGAGATCGACGAAAGGATTCGTTGGCTCAGGCTCATGTCTCCGCGAACATTGATCATTCCCACAATTTTTCGTTGGGAAAACGATTTCGAAAAAGTCTCGGATGCGATCGGTCTGAATGGAAACACCAAGGTCAGAGATCTTCATATCCAGAACATACTCAAAGAGATAGATACATACGGATACGACGGGATCGATATAGACTATGAAGGAATGACCTGCGAGAAGAAGGAAGTATTTCAGGAATTTCTAATACTTCTCCGGGATGAACTGCATAAAAAGGGAAAGATCCTATCAGTAGCCATCCATCCTAAAACTGTTGCGGAAAAACCTTCCGTATATCCTTGCAAAGGTTTGAAGTCTTCCATCCAAGTGGATTTTTATGAAGCTTACAGAGGCCAGTTGACTCATGACTACGAGTTTTTAGGGAAGGTTGCGGATAAGGTCAAAATTATGGCCTATGAATTACATCCTCGTAAACAAGGTTTTCCTGGACCAGGTCCTCAGGCTCCGGATTGGTGGATCGATAAAATTTTAGAATATGCAGTTGCCCGTATCCCAAATGACAAATTGTACATGGCGATCCCCACTTACGGATACGACTGGGCATTACACTGTCAGGCAGAAACAAAATCGGTCTATTATTCTAGAGCAAAATGGATCCGGGAAAAAATGGCTCCCAGAAAAGAAGAGCCCACCGATGTATTAGAAATATTTAAAACACAACCCAAGGCTGAAGATTGGACCTATCTCAGGCCTTATTTGTATAGGCATCAAGGTCACGTATATTCGGATCCTTCTCTCTGGTATAGAATGGGCGGATGTGATAGAGTCGCATTCTATATGAATCGAAGTGCTTTCGAGAAGAAGATGAAAATATTGGATAAATACAAGATCCGAGGATTTTCCTTTTGGCAATTAATAGAAGATAACGACCCCGAGATCCATAAATATCTGGAAGAAAAATTAGGATCCGAACTTTCGGAAGTACATTAAGAATTCTTCATGATACTTCCGGAGATGATCAGTTTCTGGATCTCACTTGTTCCACCGCCTATTTCTCCAAGTCTAGTGTCTCTGTATAGACGAGAAACTTTATATTCATCCATATAACCGGCACCTCCGTGAATCTGAACCGCTAGATTTGTAACTTCTCTCGCGGCAGTGGTGGCGAATAATTTGCAAGCGGCGCATTTTCCGGAAAGACTCATACTTGGTTTTCCTTCCGATTCTATTTTTTCCATTTCCCAAGCGGTATTATACGTAAGCCATTTCGCCGCCTCGTATTTGGAATAAATTTCCGCTAACATAAATGCAACACCTTGGTGTTGGTAAATGGATTTACCGAAACTTTTGCGAGAAGCGGAAAAAGATTTGGATTCATCTAAACAAGCCTTCATAACTCCTAAGGAGTAAGCGGCCAAAGAAAGTCTTTCCGCATTAAAGGTTTGCATTGTTTGTCTAAAACCTTTTCCTAATTTACCTAAAATATTCTCTTCGGGAACTTCTACATCTTCGAAGAATAATGCTCCGGTTGGAGACGCCTTCAATCCCATCTTGTCCATTGCCGCTGATCTGGAGACACCTTTGGAATTTAGATCTACGATAAAATGAGTGAGCCCTTTTTCTTTTCCGGTCTCGTCCAAGGTTCTCGCAAGAACCAAACAATAGTTTGCATTGGGAGCATTTGTGATAAAGGTTTTTTGGCCGGATAAAAGGTAACGATCCTTTCCTGATTTTTTAGCAAGAGAAGAAAGCCCGGAAACATCAGAACCTCCGTCGGGTTCGGTGACCCCTAAAGAGCCGATGGTCTTACCGGAGATAATATCAGGCAGATATTTTTTCTTTTGTTCTGGGGTTCCGAAATGTTTTATAGGAAGTCCGAATAATCCCGCAGAAGCACCTGCGCTAAAGAAAGTAGAACCACAGGATTCGGAGATAATCTCCATGGCTAAGGTGCTTAAAAAAACTCCTGCTCCTTGTCCGCCGAATTCTTCCTCGTGTAAAAGGCCTAGATAACCGGCCTCTCCTAATTTGAGATAATGAGATCTGGGGAGTTCCTTTGTTTTGTCCGCTTCTTCCGCAAAAGGATGAATTTCCTTTTTGCAAAAAGTGCGAAATGATTCTGTGAACTCTTGTTCATCGACGCTTAGGCTAAAATCCATTTAGATCCCCTCAGATCCTGCTAAACTCAAAGAAACATATGCGAAGGCAAGTAGAATTCCCTGCATCCGAATATTGTTTGTTAAGGTTGCAAACTAAAATGAATTTTATCCGAAATAATATATTCTAAAAATTTAAAATACTATTTTCCTTTAAAAACTGCCGTTCTTTTTTCCAATAAGGAGCGGATCCCTTCTTGTCCGTCTTCCGATTTTAAACAATCAGTTACCAAAGGTAAAAGATCATCTATCGCTTCCAGATCTCCTACTTCAATGGCCTTTCTTGCGTTCGCCAAGACTGCATTTATCGCCTTAGGAGCCTGGGCAGAAATTTTTTCAGCAAGTTCTATTGCTCTTTGTACTAATTCCTTTTTAGGTAGAACTTCTTGAACTAGTCCGATCCGATATGCCTCGTTCGCATCGAAACTGTCTCCTGTTAGGATATGTTTCATTGCATTTCCCCAGCCGGCAGTCCTTACGAATCGGATAGTAGCACCACCGAAAGGTAAAATCCCCCTTTGTACTTCCATTTGAGCGAACACAGTCTTTTCTGCGGCCAGTGCGATGTCGGAAGCAAGCATCAATTCAATTCCTAAAGTTAGGCAAAACCCGTGAACTGCTGTGATCAAAGGTTTTTTGCGAACTCTGCCTGTTCCTCCTGTATCCCATGGATTGACATTCCCGTTTTGGAAGAAACTTCTACCTCTTTCTATGATGGATTTGGCAACATCTTCCAATTCCAATCCGAAAGTAAAATGAAGACCGTTCGCATATAAAACTGCACATCTTGAACTTGCATCATCTTCATAAACAGTAAGAGCGTCGCTTAACTCCATGATCATTTGTGTATTCATTGCGTTTCTTGCGTCGGGGCGATTGAGGGCGATACAAAACACCGATCCCTTTTTTTCTATTTGGATATAAGTATAAGATTTCATAAAATCCTCCGTGGCGGGTAGACCATATAGTCTACTCTCTGAATCCTATGTCGTTTATTTTTCTAAATTTGATGTCAAACTTTCTTACTTTTTAAGAAAGAACCGATTTCGTTTCCCAACTAAAATAAAGGCCCCACAGAAGGTTGACAGCACTGATAGATCGTGGATAAAGCCTTGGATGCCTAATATTCCGATTTACCTTCCGGAACAAGTTTCTCAATCTCAGATTTTCTGGATTTTGGTTTCATTTACAATCTTCGGAACATACCTAGGGGTCCTATTATGTATTGGGCAGAATATTCTAGAAAGAAAAACAGCCCTGAATCGTTTGCTTTCGTTGCTATTTATATGTTTGGGATTATTGCAGGGCACTTGTTTATTTTATGTGTTCGGACTCTCTTCTTACTTTCCTAGAATTGTACTTCTTCATGTTCCCGTTTTAGGTTCCATCGGCCCGATTCTATACGGGATTCATAAGATTATCCAAGATTCAGAATTCGAAAAATCTGCATTAGGATTAAGTCCAAAACATTCCATCTTGCCTGGGGTCATCTGGGTTTTATATTTTTTAAGTTTTATTCCGGATTCAGAATCTATAAGAGAAGGTATCCGATCCTTCTCAGAAACAAGAAGCACGTATGATTTTGTCTTTCTAATCCCGCTTCTTATACTTGCCGCATATATCGCAGGATTATTGAGAGGTAGCAGAATATTATTTAAACCGAATGTTCTGAAGGAAGAATGGACTGCGAGAGTTTTGCTTTATATCATTCTTGCTACGATTGCAAATCATTCCGTAGGTGCATTTTTTCTAATAGGTAAAAACCCTCTTTTTCTATTGGTTAGCGCCTCTATGATGGGCTTAAGTCTTTGTGTTTCCTATTTGATTGGAAGAAGATACCCTGCTTATTTCCAAAATTTGCAAGAAGTCGCAAGAGTGACCTTCCAAAAATATTCCCGCTCCTTGCTCCAAGGAATGGACATAAGTACACTCAGAGAAAATTTATTACAAACGATGGAAGTCGAAAAACTGTACAAAGATGAGGACTTGAGTTTGGCGAGTTTAGCGGATGAGTTAGGACTTTCTTCTCACCAACTTTCCGAGCTAATTAATCAGGAAATGGGCAAAAACTTTTCGGCATTTGTAAACGAGTATAGGATTCGGGAAGCTTGTGAATTACTCTCTAAAAACAAAGATTCTTCCATTTTAGATATCGCCTATGAGGTGGGATTTAGAAGTAAAACCTCCTTCCATAGGGCATTTCAGAAAGAAGTTGGAGTTCCTCCATCCGAATTTAGGGAAAAAAATCCTTAATAACGGTCCCATCCTATCAATTGAAACCGATCCTACGGTGTCGGTTTATAGAATGGAACGACGGATCAGAGATCCTTTCGTATAATTCTCTCCATCAGTTACATCGGAGTGGATATGAATTCCTTAACCCTTGAGCGAAAAAACATTTCGGATCGATTTACCGAAAAAGAAAAAACAAAACGTATTATCAAATGGATTCGTCGTTCGGATTCTAAACTTAGAAAACGTTTCTCTTTTTTAAAATACCAAAACGCGATCGGATTCGGGATCACTATGGGATCCGCTTTCGGAATGATCTTATTAGGAAGTTTGTATGTAATGGATATCATTCCATTCTGGGCATGTATTATTGGGAATGGGATCTTAGCTTCTTTTCTTCATGAGATGGAGCATGACTTGATCCATAGTATTTATTTTAAAGAAAATCCAAAAGTTCAAAATTTTCTATTCTGGATGGTTTGGTTATTCCGTGCGAATACTGTTAATCCTTGGTTTAGAAAAGAGATCCATCTTCTGCATCATAAACTTTCCGGGAACATCGAAGATATAGAAGAAAGATTTATCAGTAATGGAATGCCTTGGGGGTTCAGACGTATACTTGTAATGATAGATCCTATCATGGCAGTCGTCCTACAAGGGCCTAAGATCAGAAAGGACGCGATCCGTTATCTTGCAAAAATAAAAGCTAAGCCGATTAAGGGGCCTTATCGTTTAGTATACCTTCTTCTTTGGTATTCATTCTTGATCTGGGGAATGATTTCATTGATCAACTGGACCTTAGGAAACCCTATACAAGAAACAGGAACCGTCGCAAACATTCATAATTTCTTAAATACTGCTGCAGTAGTATATTTGATCCCTTGTTGGTTAAGGCAATCTGCTATTCAGATCGTATCTTCTAATATGCATTATTACGGAGATGTGAAGAGTTTATACCAACAGACCCAAGTGTTGGATTCTTGGTGGATATTACCTTTACATTTGTTCTGTTTTAATTTTGGAGCCACTCATGGAATCCATCATTTTGTGGTGACACAGCCATTCTATCTACGACAAGCGGTCGCACCTAAAGTAAAACCATTCTTAAAAAAATATGGAATTCGTTTTAACGACTTTGAAAGTATGACAAGGGCGAATCGTTACCAAAAAGAAGAAATGGATGGTATTGCGATTCCGGCCTAATACTTTAAAGTCGGAAATGGCATGCAAAATTTAAAAGAATCTGAAAGACCACAAGGGCAATTCATTCGATCTTTAGACCAAGCGGAGGCAAATTTCTGGTTATACGACCGTGCCTCCTCTATGAACTTCTGCGTAATGGCAGAAGGAGAAGGTTCTTTCTCTGAAGAAAGTTTGCGCAAGGCCCTGGATCTTATCCAAAGCAAACATGCGTTAGCTAAGGTTCAGATCTTAAAGCAGGCCGGACAAGATTCTCACTTATACTTTGCCACCTCAGACAAAAAAATTCCCATCCAAAAGGACTTCTATTCACCTGATTGGAAATCCAAATTAGCTAAGGAAACTATCCGGCTTTTTGAATTGGGAGATTCTCCTTTAATCAGAACTATATTTTATACATCCGGAAATTCTAAATTTGCGATCGGTGTTATCTTTCATCATAGTATCGGAGATGGAAGATCAGGTTGTAGATTCCTCTTAGATGTCCTCAGGGCAAGTACGGGAGAAGCGGACGAAATAGAAGGAGATTCGGAATATTCTTCCTTAATGGAATTATATCCTGCGGAAGAATTATATAAAGGTGGTCCTAAGCCAGAAAAACCGCTCGCTATTCCTCAATTCACTCGTAAGAAGGAAGAGCAAGATCCTGAAATCATTAGTTTCTATTTGGAAGAAGAAGACGTTGATTCACTCTTAAAAACTTCCAAACAAAAAAAGATTTCCTTTCATGGGATTTTAGGTGCTTCTCAGGTTACTGCACTTGCTGATTTTTTTGATAAAGGACAAGAAGGAGTATTGTACCTTTCTACTCCGGCAGACCTAAGGCCTCATTTGAGCCATCCCGTTCCTGATTCCGCATTAGGACTTTATATTTCATTATTCACTACTCCGGTGAATATCAGAGATCCTTTCGATATGAAAGCAAAGGCCATTATGAACGATGTAAGAGCTCGTATCGGAAGAAGGGAAGGCCGAGCATTTTACGAACTTCTTCCTCCTTCGGAACAATTTTTAGAAAAAGAAGACGGATTAAAACTTTTTCAATTATTGATGAGCCGAAATCCTCAATCCAGTTTGTTGAGTAACGTAGGAATTATTCCAGTCCTAAGTTCTGATGAAATAAAAGTAAAAGAACTTTCTTTTACGGTTCATCCTGCTTTAACACAAACAATTTTCACAACCGTAACAACTTACGAAAATAGAATGGCTATCAATATCAACTATGATAAGAATCGTTGGAAAGAAGCGGATATTTCTCAATTCGCCTATTCTTTCCGAAAGAACATACTTTCAAATTCTTAAGCCTATCTGTCCCAAAATGTTTTCATTTAAGTGCGGGTTGTTTGAATGAGAATTTGACTTCGCTCCGCTAGTCTCCCTCCGGGTTTTCTCGCTTTCTAAGGATCGCTTGAAAACCTCAAAAAGGAAGGATACGTTTTCTATTTATAAAAACTCTTCTGCCCAAGATCCAGCCCCAGGCTAAGATTCCGCAGCCAAGGTAAGAGATCAAATTTGGGACCAAAAGAATTTCGACTTCTGCAAGAACAGGAACTTGCATGGTCAAACCTGCGAGCATTAGAATTGTATGAATTTCGGCAACTCTTGCTTTTTTTTCGTCCAGGTATTTTCCCAATCCTCCACTGCTAATAAACGCTAAAACTCCAAAGATAGCTCCTATTCTTCCGATATATGCGGAGAATAATTCGAAATTTAGAATATCAGGAAATTGGAATAGAATGATAAACGGACGAGAAAAAAGAAAACTTAAAGAAATAATTCCCAAGTATCTATGAAGCCTAAGTTTGTTTTTAGGAGAAAGTTCCAAGGTCGAAACTTAAGCGGGATCTGCGCTGCCTACAGGAATAGGTTCGTTTTCAGGAAGTAAACTTAAACCGCCTGTTTCCAATTCCGGTTCGGAAATTGTGTCAATCGGTATCGGTTGAGATTTTTTAGAAAGTTTAAAATAATAGTATAATGGAATGGAGAATAAAGTAAATCCGAAACCCCAAAGAGCTTCCGCACTTTTATTGTAGAGCAAAGTTGCAATAATTAGAATATTAGAAAGTATGTATAAATAAGTAGAATACGGATATCCTGGAATTTTGAATTCATTCTTTAAATGTCTTTTTTCAAAAATAACAGGAGTATAAGCCGTAATTGTCGCTAATAATAGGGTAGAGCAGGTGATTAGGTATAAAAGTGATTCTATTTCTTTTACAAAACAAAAAAGACAGGCATACAAAAACTGAAAGATCAAAGATTTGTAAGGACTATGATATTTAGAATGTAGTTTAGCCATACTTGGAAAAAAGAATCCATCTCTCGCCATAGCAAAATAGATCCTAGAACCACCGATGATATAAGCGGAAATTCCGCCTAAAAACACCCAACAGATAAATGCAGTGATCAGAATATTCACACCGTTTCCGAATAAAAACCCGGAAGCAGTTACACCTATCTTTTCATCTCCTGCTAAAAATTGAACAGGAGCTGAACTTAAATACAGAAAATTGATGAGAACATAAAGAAGAGTAACTAAAGTGCAAGAAACAATCACGGACTTATAGATATTCTTTTCAGGATCTTTCACCTCTTCCGCAACATAAGTGATCATGTTCCAGCCCAAATAGGAAAAAGTGACCGGGATTGCTCCTGCCAATAGAAGATTCCATCCTTGCAGGTCGGAAGGGATCAAGGAAAAGGATTCAAAATTTTGAATATCATAATTTCCTATAGTAAATCCTAAAACGACGAATGCAACCAGGCCCAAAATTTTGAAGGTAGTGAAAAAATTTTGGATACGAGAAGCGAATCCGATTCCGAAAAAGTTTACGATCGTAAAAAACAAAATCGTGGAAATTCCCAAGATCTGAGCCACACCCAGGGAGAATGTGATTCCGAGAAACTTAGACTCCAAAAAATAAATGTCCCAACTCGGATTGAATAAGGTAAGAAACGACTTAGAGAACGCGATCGCAGAAAGAGAGATGGACGCCGAAAAATTTACGGAAAGAGAAAGCCATCCACTTGAAAATGCAACGATAGGGGAATAAGCTTCCTTTAGATAAACGTAATCTCCTCCTGCATACGGAAAGATACTCGCCGATTTCGCATAACTCATCGCACCTGCTATAGCCAAGAATCCGCCCAAGATCCAACAAAGAAGCGCCCAGCTTGGATTGGAAGTCTGGGTTAGTATATAACCGGTAGTGATAAAAATCCCCGGTCCCACCATAGAGCTGAACATGAGAGAAATAGAATCGTAAAGATTAAGAGAGCGGCGAAGTTTCATTTCGAGTTTTGGTCAAGATAGCCCTTTTACTTTCACTCACAAGACATTTTCAAACTCCTTTAAATCACTCGTTGTAGGAGGTTCAATAATAGTTTCGTATTCTAGATCTATCCGAATTGGCCTCATGTGGGAATTCCTACAAATGCTTTGGGAGGCTCTTCGTAAGGCTCAGGCGAGTTACTAAGGGTTTTTGAGCGACCTGTAGGGAGCGAAAAACCCTTAGGGTTGCTGAATGCAATGAAGCAAAATCCTTATCGGACACCAATTGCTTTAATGGGCACGAAATACATTCGCGCTCATCCAGGCTTTGCCTGGACTAAAGCCCTGCGCATCTCTGCCGCGGGCCAAACGAGAGAAGAGTTCGAGCCGTTCGATTGAATCGAAAGCATAGCTAAAATCGACACTATGTGTTTGGCCTCATCGAACTAAAAAGATAAAAGATTACGCAGAAAT is from Leptospira neocaledonica and encodes:
- a CDS encoding glycosyl hydrolase family 18 protein, whose translation is MEGPKESQKVAPPTAPEGRLFASTWSQDFYAMMKYVHLYDEIHPFLYNLEGGRSNTGRILSVWKKDEIDERIRWLRLMSPRTLIIPTIFRWENDFEKVSDAIGLNGNTKVRDLHIQNILKEIDTYGYDGIDIDYEGMTCEKKEVFQEFLILLRDELHKKGKILSVAIHPKTVAEKPSVYPCKGLKSSIQVDFYEAYRGQLTHDYEFLGKVADKVKIMAYELHPRKQGFPGPGPQAPDWWIDKILEYAVARIPNDKLYMAIPTYGYDWALHCQAETKSVYYSRAKWIREKMAPRKEEPTDVLEIFKTQPKAEDWTYLRPYLYRHQGHVYSDPSLWYRMGGCDRVAFYMNRSAFEKKMKILDKYKIRGFSFWQLIEDNDPEIHKYLEEKLGSELSEVH
- a CDS encoding helix-turn-helix domain-containing protein; translation: MEYKKNFSPLQLNLGIQYSEIAPCTELISCIAYYWEFSSELSTPSQYQVVPDACVDLILNLNSEGPVLISLSPTSLESFPIQPGDRWFGIRFLPSGIRRFFKMDLGEVKAQTSPFLEIFPTEAKELEEKLRISNSFFNRIKTCDLYFSGLLRKKVLETDPRIETSLKEIYSDFQKPTEKLGFQISSRHLRRLFSENIGLSPKEFAKVLRFQTVLRNWKENGNLEIGEGFYDQSHFIKDWKKFTGLTPSSLRKFR
- a CDS encoding APC family permease; its protein translation is MKLRRSLNLYDSISLMFSSMVGPGIFITTGYILTQTSNPSWALLCWILGGFLAIAGAMSYAKSASIFPYAGGDYVYLKEAYSPIVAFSSGWLSLSVNFSASISLSAIAFSKSFLTLFNPSWDIYFLESKFLGITFSLGVAQILGISTILFFTIVNFFGIGFASRIQNFFTTFKILGLVAFVVLGFTIGNYDIQNFESFSLIPSDLQGWNLLLAGAIPVTFSYLGWNMITYVAEEVKDPEKNIYKSVIVSCTLVTLLYVLINFLYLSSAPVQFLAGDEKIGVTASGFLFGNGVNILITAFICWVFLGGISAYIIGGSRIYFAMARDGFFFPSMAKLHSKYHSPYKSLIFQFLYACLFCFVKEIESLLYLITCSTLLLATITAYTPVIFEKRHLKNEFKIPGYPYSTYLYILSNILIIATLLYNKSAEALWGFGFTLFSIPLYYYFKLSKKSQPIPIDTISEPELETGGLSLLPENEPIPVGSADPA
- a CDS encoding fatty acid desaturase; its protein translation is MNSLTLERKNISDRFTEKEKTKRIIKWIRRSDSKLRKRFSFLKYQNAIGFGITMGSAFGMILLGSLYVMDIIPFWACIIGNGILASFLHEMEHDLIHSIYFKENPKVQNFLFWMVWLFRANTVNPWFRKEIHLLHHKLSGNIEDIEERFISNGMPWGFRRILVMIDPIMAVVLQGPKIRKDAIRYLAKIKAKPIKGPYRLVYLLLWYSFLIWGMISLINWTLGNPIQETGTVANIHNFLNTAAVVYLIPCWLRQSAIQIVSSNMHYYGDVKSLYQQTQVLDSWWILPLHLFCFNFGATHGIHHFVVTQPFYLRQAVAPKVKPFLKKYGIRFNDFESMTRANRYQKEEMDGIAIPA
- a CDS encoding helix-turn-helix domain-containing protein: MPNIPIYLPEQVSQSQIFWILVSFTIFGTYLGVLLCIGQNILERKTALNRLLSLLFICLGLLQGTCLFYVFGLSSYFPRIVLLHVPVLGSIGPILYGIHKIIQDSEFEKSALGLSPKHSILPGVIWVLYFLSFIPDSESIREGIRSFSETRSTYDFVFLIPLLILAAYIAGLLRGSRILFKPNVLKEEWTARVLLYIILATIANHSVGAFFLIGKNPLFLLVSASMMGLSLCVSYLIGRRYPAYFQNLQEVARVTFQKYSRSLLQGMDISTLRENLLQTMEVEKLYKDEDLSLASLADELGLSSHQLSELINQEMGKNFSAFVNEYRIREACELLSKNKDSSILDIAYEVGFRSKTSFHRAFQKEVGVPPSEFREKNP
- a CDS encoding acyl-CoA dehydrogenase family protein, whose protein sequence is MDFSLSVDEQEFTESFRTFCKKEIHPFAEEADKTKELPRSHYLKLGEAGYLGLLHEEEFGGQGAGVFLSTLAMEIISESCGSTFFSAGASAGLFGLPIKHFGTPEQKKKYLPDIISGKTIGSLGVTEPDGGSDVSGLSSLAKKSGKDRYLLSGQKTFITNAPNANYCLVLARTLDETGKEKGLTHFIVDLNSKGVSRSAAMDKMGLKASPTGALFFEDVEVPEENILGKLGKGFRQTMQTFNAERLSLAAYSLGVMKACLDESKSFSASRKSFGKSIYQHQGVAFMLAEIYSKYEAAKWLTYNTAWEMEKIESEGKPSMSLSGKCAACKLFATTAAREVTNLAVQIHGGAGYMDEYKVSRLYRDTRLGEIGGGTSEIQKLIISGSIMKNS
- a CDS encoding phthiocerol/phthiodiolone dimycocerosyl transferase family protein — encoded protein: MQNLKESERPQGQFIRSLDQAEANFWLYDRASSMNFCVMAEGEGSFSEESLRKALDLIQSKHALAKVQILKQAGQDSHLYFATSDKKIPIQKDFYSPDWKSKLAKETIRLFELGDSPLIRTIFYTSGNSKFAIGVIFHHSIGDGRSGCRFLLDVLRASTGEADEIEGDSEYSSLMELYPAEELYKGGPKPEKPLAIPQFTRKKEEQDPEIISFYLEEEDVDSLLKTSKQKKISFHGILGASQVTALADFFDKGQEGVLYLSTPADLRPHLSHPVPDSALGLYISLFTTPVNIRDPFDMKAKAIMNDVRARIGRREGRAFYELLPPSEQFLEKEDGLKLFQLLMSRNPQSSLLSNVGIIPVLSSDEIKVKELSFTVHPALTQTIFTTVTTYENRMAININYDKNRWKEADISQFAYSFRKNILSNS
- a CDS encoding crotonase/enoyl-CoA hydratase family protein, with amino-acid sequence MKSYTYIQIEKKGSVFCIALNRPDARNAMNTQMIMELSDALTVYEDDASSRCAVLYANGLHFTFGLELEDVAKSIIERGRSFFQNGNVNPWDTGGTGRVRKKPLITAVHGFCLTLGIELMLASDIALAAEKTVFAQMEVQRGILPFGGATIRFVRTAGWGNAMKHILTGDSFDANEAYRIGLVQEVLPKKELVQRAIELAEKISAQAPKAINAVLANARKAIEVGDLEAIDDLLPLVTDCLKSEDGQEGIRSLLEKRTAVFKGK